In Zunongwangia profunda SM-A87, the following proteins share a genomic window:
- a CDS encoding outer membrane beta-barrel protein codes for MKRILFILIFINTSFLCAQESKFGVTVGVNYPWQSKNGELVAAPNLSLFPNPVIGGQAGVFYERDFNKFLIRPQVLFYRSRGKYDFPNTNPIYTLDKVNLELLFGYEIIDKFSILAGPAYQFIVRNDFDTREEDLRDNMNAINIPFGIKYEISDRLEASLMYNYTLESDEYQRPLLPYDGGFQSFILDDAKIDVISLNISFSVFTSKNSRNRRAKSGSRGCYF; via the coding sequence ATGAAACGTATTTTATTTATATTAATTTTTATTAATACTTCTTTTCTATGTGCACAAGAATCCAAGTTTGGAGTGACAGTAGGTGTAAATTATCCTTGGCAATCTAAAAATGGAGAATTAGTTGCAGCGCCAAACCTGAGTTTATTTCCAAATCCTGTGATCGGCGGGCAGGCAGGAGTATTCTATGAAAGAGATTTTAATAAATTTTTGATTCGGCCTCAGGTTCTTTTTTACCGCTCCAGGGGGAAGTATGATTTTCCAAATACAAATCCGATTTATACCCTTGATAAAGTTAATTTAGAATTGTTGTTTGGTTACGAAATCATTGATAAGTTTTCCATATTAGCAGGTCCGGCCTATCAATTTATTGTTAGGAATGATTTTGATACCAGAGAAGAGGACTTACGGGATAATATGAATGCCATCAATATTCCATTTGGCATTAAATATGAAATTAGTGATCGACTTGAGGCCAGTTTGATGTACAATTATACTTTAGAGTCGGATGAATATCAAAGACCTTTACTGCCTTACGATGGAGGCTTTCAATCGTTTATTTTAGATGATGCAAAGATTGATGTTATTTCTTTGAATATTAGTTTTAGTGTGTTTACTTCTAAAAACAGTCGCAATAGAAGAGCAAAAAGTGGAAGCCGCGGTTGTTATTTCTAA
- a CDS encoding ribose-phosphate pyrophosphokinase produces the protein MSTSLTEAKIFSCTQSRDLAEKIAASYGIKLGNVITSTYSDGEYQPSFEESVRGARLFIIGSTNPGADNLMEMLLMLDAAKRASARHITAVMPYFGWARQDRKDKPRVPIAAKMIASILETAGATRIITMDLHADQIQGFFEKPVDHLFASTVFLPYLRSLKLEDLTIASPDMGGSKRAYAYSKELESDVVICYKQREKANVISHMELIGDVTGKNVVLVDDMVDTAGTLTKAADLMIERGAKSVRAICTHPVLSGGAYERVENSKLSELIVTDSIPLRQKCDKIRVVSCAELFADVMQRVHGNRSISSKFLM, from the coding sequence ATGAGCACTTCTTTAACCGAAGCTAAGATTTTTAGCTGTACCCAAAGCCGGGATCTTGCAGAGAAAATTGCTGCTTCGTACGGTATCAAGCTTGGTAATGTAATCACTTCTACCTATAGTGACGGTGAATATCAGCCATCGTTCGAGGAATCTGTACGTGGGGCACGATTATTTATCATTGGTTCAACTAATCCGGGCGCAGATAACCTGATGGAAATGCTTTTAATGCTCGATGCAGCGAAACGTGCTTCTGCAAGGCATATCACTGCAGTAATGCCTTATTTTGGTTGGGCAAGACAGGATAGGAAAGATAAACCTCGTGTACCTATTGCTGCAAAAATGATAGCCAGTATTCTGGAAACAGCCGGAGCAACCCGGATCATAACCATGGATTTGCACGCCGATCAAATTCAGGGATTTTTTGAAAAGCCGGTAGATCATTTATTTGCATCCACTGTTTTCTTGCCTTATTTAAGAAGTCTTAAGCTAGAAGATTTAACCATCGCTTCCCCAGATATGGGAGGTTCTAAGCGAGCTTATGCGTATTCAAAGGAACTAGAAAGTGACGTGGTAATTTGTTATAAGCAAAGAGAAAAAGCTAATGTTATTTCGCATATGGAATTAATTGGTGATGTGACCGGTAAAAATGTGGTATTGGTTGATGATATGGTAGATACTGCTGGCACCTTAACCAAAGCCGCCGATCTTATGATTGAACGTGGAGCAAAAAGCGTACGAGCTATTTGTACACATCCGGTACTTTCAGGTGGAGCATACGAGCGTGTAGAGAATTCTAAACTTTCGGAGCTTATTGTGACCGATTCTATTCCGCTTAGACAAAAGTGTGATAAGATTAGGGTCGTAAGCTGTGCCGAACTTTTTGCAGATGTTATGCAACGGGTACATGGCAACCGCTCCATCAGCTCTAAATTTTTAATGTAA
- a CDS encoding 50S ribosomal protein L25/general stress protein Ctc, with protein sequence MKSITIKGSKRESVGKKATKALRNAGQVPCVLYGGDAEPLHFTTEEISFQHLVYTPDVHTVVIELKSGEKYNAILQDIQFHPVTDNILHVDFYEIFDNKPITMEIPIHTVGVARGVKNGGVLRYNLRRLKVRGLPGVLPDYIEADVTKLKIGQKLYVTAVESEDYKIQHPDNTVICQVRTSRNIVALDDDDEDEDDPQDVPSTETDDVAAVKE encoded by the coding sequence ATGAAGTCAATTACGATCAAAGGATCTAAAAGAGAAAGCGTAGGTAAAAAAGCTACTAAAGCGCTACGTAATGCTGGCCAGGTTCCTTGTGTATTGTACGGTGGTGATGCAGAGCCATTACACTTTACAACCGAGGAAATTTCATTCCAGCACTTAGTGTACACGCCTGATGTACACACAGTAGTAATCGAGTTGAAGAGTGGAGAAAAGTACAATGCGATTCTTCAGGATATTCAGTTTCACCCTGTAACTGATAATATTCTTCATGTTGATTTCTATGAGATATTTGATAACAAACCAATCACTATGGAAATTCCAATCCATACTGTAGGTGTTGCCCGTGGTGTTAAAAATGGTGGTGTATTAAGGTATAACCTACGTCGTCTAAAAGTACGTGGTTTACCAGGAGTACTTCCAGATTATATCGAGGCAGATGTTACAAAACTTAAAATTGGTCAGAAATTATATGTAACTGCTGTAGAAAGCGAAGATTACAAAATTCAGCACCCAGATAACACTGTAATTTGTCAGGTTAGAACTTCTCGTAATATCGTTGCGCTTGATGACGATGATGAGGATGAAGATGATCCACAAGATGTGCCATCTACAGAAACTGATGATGTTGCAGCAGTAAAAGAATAG
- the pth gene encoding aminoacyl-tRNA hydrolase, translating into MLSFFGRILKTKKTAEEVTDPMKKFLIAGLGNIGPKYENTRHNIGFKILDELAAKQEAVFTTQKLGDIAQFRYKGRTFVLLKPSTYMNLSGKAVNYWLQKEKIAVENLLVVTDDLNLPFGTLRLKTKGSDGGHNGLKDIQAQLNTTKYNRFRFGISAEFSKGQQIDYVLGEWSEEELKELPGRLKISAELIESFATAGVSNTMNSFNGK; encoded by the coding sequence ATGCTGTCGTTCTTCGGAAGAATTTTAAAAACAAAGAAAACTGCAGAAGAAGTAACTGATCCCATGAAAAAGTTTTTAATCGCGGGCCTGGGGAATATTGGTCCAAAATATGAAAATACGCGCCATAATATTGGTTTTAAAATTCTGGATGAATTAGCAGCGAAACAAGAGGCTGTTTTTACTACACAAAAGCTGGGCGATATAGCTCAATTTCGATATAAGGGAAGAACTTTTGTATTGCTGAAACCAAGTACTTACATGAATCTTAGTGGGAAGGCTGTTAATTATTGGCTTCAGAAAGAAAAAATCGCTGTAGAAAATTTACTGGTGGTCACAGACGATCTTAACCTGCCTTTTGGGACTTTACGTCTTAAAACAAAAGGTAGTGATGGTGGGCATAACGGATTAAAAGATATTCAGGCACAGCTGAATACCACAAAATATAACCGGTTTAGATTTGGTATAAGTGCCGAGTTTTCTAAAGGGCAGCAAATCGATTATGTGTTGGGGGAATGGAGTGAGGAAGAACTTAAAGAGCTTCCCGGACGCCTTAAAATTTCGGCTGAATTGATTGAGTCTTTCGCGACCGCAGGTGTTTCTAATACAATGAATTCATTTAACGGAAAATAA
- a CDS encoding bifunctional riboflavin kinase/FAD synthetase, translated as MEIHKGASAFKSDKPTVVTIGTFDGVHAGHQKIIKRLVDSARANNLESVILTFFPHPRMVLQKESGIKLINTIEERTDILEQSGIDHLVIHPFTMQFSRLTAREFVKEILVEKLRAKKVIIGYDHRFGRNRTANINDLKKFGEEFDFEVEEITRQDIEEVAVSSTKIRTALEEGRVEKANNYLRHPFSLKGEVVKGRGLGKEFNYPTANINIAEDYKLIPKNGVYVVRSVIEGETYFGMMSIGTNPTVGGTSRTIESFFFKLDKDLYGKRLKIDLLIRIRDEKKFNSVEELKLAMKQDEAFSKQYIKDNYVE; from the coding sequence TTGGAAATACACAAAGGAGCAAGTGCATTTAAAAGTGATAAACCAACAGTAGTAACTATTGGTACTTTTGACGGAGTGCATGCAGGGCATCAAAAAATAATAAAACGTTTGGTAGATAGTGCCCGGGCTAATAATTTAGAATCGGTGATACTTACTTTTTTTCCTCATCCAAGAATGGTTTTGCAGAAAGAAAGTGGAATTAAATTAATTAATACCATAGAAGAACGTACTGATATCCTGGAACAATCTGGTATTGATCATTTGGTAATCCATCCATTTACCATGCAATTTTCACGACTTACCGCAAGGGAATTTGTAAAAGAAATACTGGTAGAAAAATTAAGGGCCAAAAAGGTAATTATTGGTTATGATCATCGCTTCGGCAGAAATCGTACTGCGAATATCAATGACCTTAAAAAGTTTGGGGAAGAATTTGATTTTGAAGTCGAAGAAATTACCCGTCAGGATATTGAAGAAGTAGCTGTAAGTTCGACTAAAATAAGAACCGCACTTGAAGAAGGGCGAGTAGAAAAGGCTAATAATTACTTAAGGCATCCATTTTCCTTAAAAGGTGAAGTGGTTAAAGGAAGAGGGCTTGGAAAAGAATTTAATTATCCAACGGCAAATATTAATATTGCTGAAGATTATAAGCTTATTCCTAAAAATGGCGTTTATGTAGTGCGATCTGTTATCGAAGGGGAAACCTATTTTGGCATGATGAGTATTGGGACAAACCCAACCGTAGGCGGTACGTCAAGAACGATCGAAAGTTTTTTCTTTAAACTGGATAAAGATCTTTATGGAAAACGCTTAAAAATCGACCTTTTAATTAGAATAAGGGACGAAAAGAAATTCAATTCGGTGGAAGAATTAAAACTTGCCATGAAACAGGACGAGGCTTTTTCAAAACAATATATAAAAGATAATTATGTGGAATAG
- a CDS encoding HTTM domain-containing protein, with product MWNRWLFKRVDNSALIFFRIAFGLLIALEAIGGIFTGWVRRTLVEPDFTFNFIGFEFLQPLPGDLMYYYYAVMGIFGILVMIGFKYRFSMFCYTLMWAAVYLMQKSSYNNHYYLLMLLCFIMIFLPAHKALSYDAWKNKAIRAIAMPRWVWLFIVIQLWIVYSYASIAKLYPDWLDGTVPELLMRGKRNYWLVGEFLQQPWIKWVIAYFGLIFDLLIVPMLLWRRTRVPFFILAIFFHLFNSFVFHIGIFPYLSLAFCVFFFPTQKVNKYLLRNKKPYYDGEEVVVPDHDRILKFAIIVWFIIQVSLPLRHWVIKDNVLWTEEGHRLSWRMMLRTKSGRSTFKVVEKGTTDTIMVQKNKYLSNKQRRIISTKPDVIWQFAQRLKQEYAREGKDIQVFVEAKVSVNGRPYERLIDPQVDIANEQWNYFAHHDWILPSNLEE from the coding sequence ATGTGGAATAGATGGCTTTTTAAGCGTGTAGATAATTCAGCTTTAATATTCTTTAGAATAGCTTTTGGATTGTTAATTGCGCTTGAAGCTATTGGAGGGATTTTTACGGGCTGGGTGAGGAGAACCCTTGTAGAACCAGATTTCACCTTCAACTTTATAGGATTCGAATTTTTACAGCCGCTCCCCGGGGACCTTATGTATTATTATTATGCTGTAATGGGAATTTTTGGGATCCTGGTGATGATTGGTTTTAAATATCGATTTTCGATGTTTTGCTATACACTTATGTGGGCAGCGGTCTATTTAATGCAAAAATCGTCTTATAACAATCACTATTACCTTTTAATGTTGCTTTGCTTTATTATGATTTTTTTACCGGCACATAAAGCATTGTCTTATGACGCCTGGAAAAATAAAGCTATACGAGCTATCGCTATGCCGCGCTGGGTGTGGCTTTTTATAGTGATTCAGTTATGGATTGTATATAGTTATGCGTCTATAGCAAAACTGTATCCGGACTGGCTTGATGGCACAGTGCCCGAACTGTTAATGCGGGGAAAACGAAATTACTGGCTCGTTGGCGAGTTTCTTCAGCAACCATGGATAAAATGGGTGATCGCTTATTTTGGATTGATCTTCGATTTATTAATCGTCCCTATGTTGTTGTGGCGACGAACCCGGGTTCCATTTTTTATTTTGGCGATATTTTTTCATCTATTTAATAGTTTTGTTTTTCATATCGGGATATTTCCTTACTTGTCTTTGGCGTTTTGTGTCTTCTTTTTTCCTACTCAAAAAGTCAACAAATACTTACTGCGTAATAAAAAACCGTATTACGATGGGGAAGAAGTGGTCGTGCCGGATCACGATAGAATCTTAAAATTTGCGATTATTGTATGGTTTATCATCCAGGTTTCGCTACCGTTAAGACACTGGGTGATTAAGGATAATGTGCTGTGGACGGAGGAAGGTCACCGCTTAAGCTGGCGTATGATGTTAAGAACCAAAAGCGGAAGATCTACCTTTAAAGTAGTAGAGAAAGGAACTACAGATACCATAATGGTTCAAAAAAACAAATACCTCTCTAACAAACAACGCAGGATAATAAGTACTAAACCCGATGTGATTTGGCAATTTGCACAGCGATTAAAACAGGAATATGCAAGAGAAGGTAAAGATATTCAGGTTTTTGTGGAGGCAAAGGTTTCGGTTAATGGCAGACCTTACGAGAGATTAATCGATCCTCAGGTTGATATTGCAAACGAACAATGGAATTATTTTGCTCATCATGATTGGATTTTGCCTTCTAATTTAGAAGAATAA
- the serS gene encoding serine--tRNA ligase, with protein MLQVNNIREHKDAYIEALKKRNFDAESIFDEVLSLDETRRSTQSRLDDTLAESNKLSKQIGLMFKNGEHQKANLLKEKTGKLKEDSRNYSEVLATTIADLEKLLYTIPNVPNEVVPAGTSEDDNEEIYKEGDVPVLAEGSLPHWELAKKYDIIDFELGNKVTGAGFPIYKGKGARLQRALVSYFLDKAVEAGYSEYQLPLMVNEASGYGTGQLPDKEGQMYHITADDLYMIPTAEVPITNMYRDNLLTDKDFPIACTGYTPCFRREAGSYGAHVRGLNRLHQFDKVELVRIEKPEDSYAALEGMVDHVKVLLKELKLPYRILRLCGGDLGFTSALTYDFEVFSTAQDRWLEISSVSNFETFQANRLKLRYKNKEGKKELVHTLNGSALALPRVLAGILENYQTENGIKIPDVLVPYTGFDMID; from the coding sequence ATGTTACAAGTTAACAACATCAGAGAGCATAAAGATGCTTATATCGAAGCGTTAAAGAAGAGAAATTTTGATGCTGAATCTATTTTTGATGAGGTATTGAGTTTAGACGAAACCCGTCGATCTACTCAGTCCAGACTTGATGATACTTTGGCCGAATCCAATAAACTATCAAAGCAAATTGGATTGATGTTTAAAAACGGAGAACATCAAAAAGCCAATCTTTTAAAAGAGAAAACAGGTAAATTAAAAGAAGATTCCAGGAATTATTCTGAGGTTTTAGCCACTACTATCGCAGATTTAGAAAAACTGCTGTATACCATTCCTAACGTGCCAAATGAAGTTGTTCCCGCCGGAACTTCTGAAGATGATAATGAAGAGATTTATAAGGAAGGGGATGTTCCTGTTTTAGCGGAAGGATCATTACCACACTGGGAACTGGCAAAGAAATATGATATTATCGATTTTGAACTGGGAAATAAAGTAACCGGGGCAGGTTTTCCTATTTATAAAGGAAAAGGCGCCAGATTGCAGCGTGCTTTAGTTTCTTATTTCTTGGATAAAGCAGTAGAAGCCGGCTATTCAGAATATCAGTTGCCCTTAATGGTAAATGAGGCATCAGGTTACGGTACAGGGCAATTGCCAGATAAAGAAGGGCAAATGTATCACATCACTGCAGATGATCTTTATATGATCCCAACCGCCGAGGTGCCAATTACCAATATGTACCGCGATAATCTTTTGACAGATAAAGATTTTCCTATTGCCTGTACGGGGTACACCCCTTGTTTTAGGCGAGAAGCAGGTTCCTATGGAGCTCATGTACGTGGTTTAAACCGCCTGCATCAATTTGATAAAGTAGAATTGGTAAGAATCGAAAAACCAGAAGATTCATATGCGGCTTTAGAGGGAATGGTAGATCATGTAAAAGTATTACTAAAGGAGCTAAAACTACCTTATCGTATCTTAAGACTATGTGGCGGCGATTTGGGCTTTACCTCTGCCTTAACTTACGATTTCGAAGTTTTTTCTACCGCCCAGGATCGATGGTTAGAAATTAGTTCGGTTTCAAATTTTGAGACTTTTCAGGCAAATCGCCTTAAATTACGTTATAAAAATAAAGAAGGGAAGAAAGAGTTGGTACATACTCTTAACGGAAGTGCTTTGGCGCTACCCCGTGTATTAGCGGGAATCTTGGAAAATTATCAGACAGAAAACGGAATTAAAATTCCGGATGTACTGGTACCTTATACAGGTTTCGATATGATCGATTAA
- a CDS encoding tetratricopeptide repeat protein, with translation MRFFILIIVVFLSSVVVDAQSLQLAENFFAKGEYEKALSYYQKTLEQQNNNPRAFQGVISSLQQLERFDKAEEMLLRQLESSPKNSTILIDIGHNFALQRNEAKAEQYYQKALALLEEDPRQAFGIGLKFENYILLDYAANAYKKANQLMPNAGLELKLARLYGEQGELQQMFESYLDLVIKDEKYFPYANREFGEFITKDASAEPNTLLRNTLLKRLQTNPDPFYNEMLSWLYIQQKEYNKALIQEKAIYRRSEVPNLNRIMNLAYAAKRSGDLEAAKAVTDFIIEEAPASLKLRAKQLKISLQVATAIPSAYPEIEENFRSVIKEYGDSPETIPLQIDFGQFLAFKSGKVTEAENLLKNLLVKAINDYEKARIKMALADVLVLQEKFNEALITYTQVQKMVKNDQIAQDAQFKVAKTSYYKGDFEWAQTQLDVLKKSTSQLIANDAMELSLMIKDNTLEDSTQIALKKYAHADLLAYQGKNKQAITELTQLLQDHIGEKIEDEALYKQAQLYELEEQYPLAEKNYLAILDNYGQDLLADNAAWNLAQMYTNKLNLPEKARQYYEKILFNFEDSIYFIESRKKYRSLRGDAIE, from the coding sequence ATGCGCTTTTTTATTTTAATCATAGTAGTTTTTCTTAGTTCGGTTGTCGTGGATGCACAGTCATTGCAACTGGCAGAAAACTTTTTTGCTAAAGGGGAATACGAAAAGGCGCTATCCTATTATCAAAAAACACTGGAGCAACAAAATAATAATCCGCGTGCTTTTCAGGGAGTGATTAGTTCTTTACAGCAGTTAGAGCGCTTTGATAAGGCAGAAGAGATGCTTCTACGTCAATTAGAAAGTTCTCCAAAAAATTCTACCATATTAATTGATATAGGTCATAATTTCGCTTTACAAAGAAACGAAGCAAAAGCAGAGCAATACTATCAAAAGGCCTTGGCTTTACTGGAAGAAGATCCAAGACAAGCCTTTGGGATAGGCTTAAAATTTGAAAATTACATTCTTCTGGATTACGCGGCTAACGCCTATAAAAAAGCCAATCAATTAATGCCTAATGCCGGCCTCGAATTAAAACTGGCCAGGCTTTACGGCGAGCAGGGGGAGCTTCAGCAAATGTTTGAAAGTTACCTGGATTTAGTCATTAAAGATGAGAAGTATTTTCCTTACGCTAATAGGGAGTTTGGAGAATTTATTACTAAAGATGCTTCGGCCGAACCTAATACCTTGCTTAGAAATACCTTGTTAAAACGCCTGCAAACCAATCCAGATCCTTTTTATAATGAGATGCTAAGCTGGTTATATATACAGCAAAAAGAATACAATAAAGCGCTTATTCAGGAAAAAGCTATTTATCGGCGATCTGAAGTGCCGAATTTAAATCGCATCATGAACTTGGCTTATGCCGCGAAAAGGTCAGGAGATCTGGAAGCTGCAAAAGCGGTAACCGATTTTATTATTGAAGAAGCCCCGGCTTCTTTAAAACTACGGGCAAAACAGTTGAAAATCAGTTTGCAGGTAGCCACGGCAATACCTTCAGCATATCCTGAAATTGAAGAAAATTTTCGCAGTGTTATCAAAGAATATGGAGATTCTCCAGAAACCATTCCGCTACAAATCGATTTTGGTCAGTTTTTAGCTTTTAAATCTGGGAAAGTTACTGAAGCCGAGAATCTTCTTAAAAATTTGCTCGTTAAAGCGATAAATGACTATGAGAAGGCCAGAATAAAAATGGCGCTTGCCGATGTTTTGGTGTTACAGGAAAAATTTAATGAAGCGCTTATTACCTACACCCAGGTGCAAAAAATGGTGAAAAACGATCAAATTGCTCAGGATGCACAATTTAAGGTTGCCAAAACCAGCTATTATAAAGGGGATTTTGAATGGGCACAAACACAGCTGGATGTCCTTAAAAAATCAACTTCTCAATTGATCGCAAATGACGCGATGGAACTTAGCCTGATGATTAAAGATAATACTTTAGAGGACTCTACCCAGATAGCGCTTAAAAAGTATGCACATGCCGATTTACTGGCCTATCAGGGGAAAAATAAACAGGCAATTACCGAGTTGACACAATTATTACAGGACCATATAGGTGAGAAAATTGAAGATGAAGCACTATATAAACAGGCGCAGCTATACGAATTAGAAGAACAGTATCCTTTAGCCGAAAAAAACTATTTGGCGATATTGGATAACTACGGGCAGGATTTATTGGCCGATAATGCCGCATGGAATCTGGCCCAGATGTATACTAATAAACTAAACCTGCCTGAGAAAGCCCGACAATATTACGAGAAGATTTTATTTAATTTTGAGGATAGTATTTATTTTATCGAATCCCGAAAGAAGTACAGATCGCTTAGAGGCGATGCTATAGAATGA
- a CDS encoding DUF4286 family protein — MVIYNVTTNVQEEAHADWLKWMKEEYIPAMLDTGKFTKALMTKVLSKEPMGGITYSVQYTAESMAYLKTFYVEDHANMVAKTTIFKGKIVEFSTELQVMDEQ; from the coding sequence ATGGTGATTTATAATGTAACAACAAATGTGCAGGAAGAGGCGCATGCAGATTGGCTGAAATGGATGAAGGAGGAATATATTCCTGCAATGCTCGATACTGGTAAATTTACCAAGGCTTTAATGACCAAAGTACTTAGCAAGGAGCCTATGGGAGGGATCACCTATTCGGTACAGTATACTGCCGAAAGTATGGCCTATCTCAAAACTTTTTATGTAGAGGATCATGCAAATATGGTTGCTAAAACCACAATATTTAAGGGGAAGATCGTAGAGTTTTCTACAGAACTTCAGGTGATGGACGAACAATAA
- the rsmA gene encoding 16S rRNA (adenine(1518)-N(6)/adenine(1519)-N(6))-dimethyltransferase RsmA has translation MSKKKFKKDYKPPRREDQNGQVRAKKHLGQHFLKDENIAKKIGDTLSLSGYDYVLEIGPGMGVLTKFLLQKDTEVHVVEIDAESVDYLNANYLQLHGRIHEQDFLKYDLTQVFGHKPFAVTGNFPYNISSQIVFKVLEMRDQIPEFSGMFQKEVAQRICEKEGSKTYGILSVLTQAYYDAEYLFTVPPSVFNPPPKVDSGVLKLTRKKDYHLKCNEALFFRIVKMGFQQRRKTLRNSLKSLNLPDTLREDAIFGKRPEQLSTQDFISLTLNIEPYAVSN, from the coding sequence ATGAGCAAGAAGAAATTTAAGAAAGACTATAAACCACCCCGCCGGGAAGATCAAAATGGGCAGGTAAGGGCTAAAAAACATCTTGGTCAGCATTTTCTTAAAGACGAGAATATAGCTAAAAAGATTGGCGATACCCTGTCGCTTTCCGGCTACGATTATGTGCTGGAAATTGGCCCGGGGATGGGTGTCCTCACCAAATTCTTGCTTCAAAAAGATACTGAAGTTCATGTCGTTGAAATAGATGCCGAAAGTGTCGACTATCTAAATGCCAATTATCTTCAGCTTCATGGTAGGATTCACGAACAGGACTTTTTAAAATATGATCTTACACAAGTTTTTGGTCATAAGCCTTTTGCGGTTACGGGTAATTTTCCTTACAACATTTCTTCCCAAATCGTTTTTAAGGTATTAGAGATGAGAGATCAGATCCCGGAATTTTCTGGGATGTTTCAAAAAGAAGTAGCCCAACGTATATGTGAAAAAGAAGGCAGTAAAACTTATGGTATTCTTTCAGTATTAACCCAGGCATATTATGATGCCGAATATTTGTTTACTGTACCGCCTTCAGTATTTAATCCACCTCCAAAAGTAGATAGTGGCGTACTTAAGTTAACCCGAAAAAAAGACTATCATTTAAAGTGTAATGAAGCCTTGTTTTTTAGAATTGTTAAAATGGGCTTTCAACAGCGACGTAAAACCTTAAGAAATAGTTTAAAAAGTCTTAATTTACCCGATACTTTAAGGGAAGATGCTATCTTTGGCAAGCGGCCAGAGCAGCTCAGTACGCAGGATTTTATTTCACTTACCTTAAATATCGAGCCTTATGCAGTTTCAAATTAG